From the Chitinivorax sp. PXF-14 genome, one window contains:
- a CDS encoding PEP-CTERM sorting domain-containing protein: MKQPVCSKISALALAVAGLACSVPVQATVFSGTLYYTNYNGGNNVNSVSYSYDDVANNAALGSANNIAALPGADGIIFAPNGNLLIGGAGTGFVYEVTTAGALVGSGASQGASYHLALDPSGNKVWTSNFGGALVDVPIAPLAAGTLHGLSGSDTGLTQVAFTPGGNVFYVNGSPNGFGNVGLLNMTTFATTRLYTSLLPAHGMIYDPYTSLITLFGDGAVGTIDATTGGGLKTRSGINCDFDQGAVDGQGHALIAGCNSITFIDYRSSGDITDPTNPTYIFGGFGAIDDVAPLTGLGSNPTPTGLPEPSTMLLAALGLLALGYLQRQRTPAR; the protein is encoded by the coding sequence TGTTCCGTGCCGGTTCAGGCTACCGTGTTTTCCGGCACGCTCTATTACACCAACTACAACGGCGGCAACAACGTCAATAGTGTCAGCTACAGCTATGACGACGTCGCCAACAATGCCGCGCTGGGCAGCGCGAATAATATCGCGGCGCTGCCGGGGGCGGATGGCATCATCTTCGCCCCGAATGGCAATCTGCTGATCGGCGGCGCCGGCACCGGCTTTGTCTACGAGGTCACCACGGCCGGCGCCCTGGTGGGCTCCGGCGCCTCGCAGGGCGCCAGCTACCATCTGGCGCTGGACCCGAGCGGCAACAAGGTCTGGACCAGTAATTTCGGCGGCGCCCTGGTCGACGTGCCGATCGCCCCTCTGGCGGCAGGGACGTTGCATGGCCTGAGCGGCAGCGATACCGGCCTGACGCAGGTGGCATTCACGCCGGGCGGCAATGTCTTCTACGTCAACGGCTCGCCGAACGGCTTTGGCAATGTCGGCCTGCTCAATATGACGACGTTCGCCACCACGCGGCTCTACACCAGCCTGCTGCCGGCGCACGGCATGATCTACGACCCCTACACCAGCCTGATCACCCTGTTTGGCGACGGCGCTGTCGGGACCATCGACGCGACGACGGGCGGCGGGCTGAAAACGCGCAGCGGGATCAATTGCGACTTTGACCAGGGCGCGGTCGATGGCCAGGGGCATGCGCTGATTGCCGGCTGCAACTCGATCACCTTCATCGACTATCGCAGCAGCGGTGACATCACCGACCCAACCAACCCCACCTACATCTTCGGTGGCTTCGGTGCGATTGACGATGTGGCGCCGCTGACGGGCCTGGGTTCGAACCCGACACCGACCGGCCTGCCCGAGCCATCGACGATGCTGCTGGCGGCATTGGGGCTCTTGGCCCTGGGGTATCTGCAGCGACAACGGACACCCGCTCGTTAA